The Aquipuribacter hungaricus DNA segment ACGACGGCCGGCGGGGTCGCCGCCCGCAGCGGGAGCCGGACCTGGAACCGGGTGTCGCCCGGGACGCTGTGCACCCGCAGGTCGCCGCCGTGGCGCCCGACGACGATCCGGAAGGAGATGTCCAGGCCCAGGCCCGTCCCTTCGCCGACCGGCTTGGTGGTGAAGAACGGCTCGAAGATGCGCCGCTGCAGCTCCTCGGGCACGCCGGGCCCGGTGTCGCCGACCTCGACGAGCAGGCTGTCGCCGTCCCTGGCGGTGCGGACCGTCAGCGTCCCCTGCCCGGCCATCGCCCCGGCGGCGTTGTCGAGCAGGTTCGTCCACACCTGGTTGAGCTCGCCGGGGAAGCCGGGCACCGACGGCAGCGTGCGGTCGAAGTCGGTCACCACCTGCAGCCCCTGCAGCTTGCGCCCGAGCATGACCATGGTCGCCTCGAGCCCATCGTGGACGTCGAAGGTCTGCTGGGCCGAGCGGTCCATCTGCGAGTACTGCTTGGCCGCGCCGACCAGCGCGGACACCCGGCCGGTGGCGTCCTCGATCTCGGCCATCAGCTGCTCGGTCTCCAGCGAGTAGACGATCCAGCGCAGCCCGGACTCCAGCAGGTGCGCCGGGACCCGGTCGGCGAGGCCGTCCAGCCAGTCGGTCCGGATGCCGGCGGCGACCAGCGGCGGGGCCAGGTCGAACGGGCGCTGCACGTCGCGGGTGTCCATCCAGTCCACCAGCTCGTCCTCGGCGTCGCTGGCCGCGAGCGCGCTGAGCCGCGAGCCCTTGCCGGCCTGCGCGAGCGCCTCGTCCTGCAGCCCGGCGAGCGCGGTGAGGACCTTGGGCTCGATGGTGGCGTCGGCGAGCATCGCCAGCTTGTGGTGCATGGCGCGCACCCGCTCGCGCAGCGCCGAGGTGGCCCGGACCGCCGCCGCGGCGGGGTTGTTGAGCTCGTGGGTGAGCCCGGCGGTGAGGGAGCCCAGGGCGAGCAGGCGCTCGCGCTGGCCGATCACCGTCTGGCTGTTCTGCATGCCGAGGAACAGGCCCTCGAGCAGGTGCACGGCCATGGGGAACCACTCGCGGACCAGCGCGGCGAACGCGGCCCCCGGCAGCGAGAACAGCCGGCAGTCGGTCACGGCGGTGAAGGTCGCGGAGTAGGTCTTGGCCTCCTCCGGGCGGACGTAGGCCTGGGTGGCGCCGCCGTACGAGCCGACGTGGTCGGTGCGGGTGATCTCCACCTCGTCGCCCTGGACGACCCGCGTCATGGACACGGTGCCGGACAGAAGGACGTAGAAGCACTCGGCGGGCTCGCCCTCGCGGAACACGGCGGTCCCGGCGGGGACGTCGATGACGTCGCCCATCTGGGACAGGAAGTCCAGCCGGTCGTCGGTGAGCGCCTCGAAGAGGAACAGCTCGCGCAGCTGCTCGCGGGTCAGGCCAGAGGTCATGACTGCTCCAGGTAGCGGTGGGCGAGCGTGACGGCCATGGCGCCCTCGCCGACCGCGGAGGCGACGCGCTTGACCGAGGCGGCGCGGACGTCGCCGGCGACGAAGACCCCCGGCACCGACGACTCGAGGTAGTACGGGTCGCGCTGCTCGTGCCAGCGCGCGGGCCGGTGGCCGTCGACGAGCAGGTCCGGCCCGGTGAGGACGAACCCGTCCTTGTCGCGGGCGACTACGCCGTCCAACCACTCCGTGCGGGGCGCGGCGCCGATGAAGACGAACAGGTGCCCGGCCTCGACGCGCTCGGTGTGGCCGCTCACCCGGTCGCCCAGGGTGAGGGCCTCGAGGTGGTCGGTGCCGTGCGCCTCGAGCACCTCGGTGCAGCAGCGCACGTCGAGGTTGTCGATCGCCTCGACCTGCTCGATGAGGTAGCTGGACATCGACGCCTGCAGCGAGCTGCCGCGCACGAGGATCGTCACCCGGTCGGCGAAGCGGGAGAAGAAGACCGCGGCCTGCCCGGCGCTGTTGGCCCCGCCGACCACGTAGACGTGCTGCCCGGCGCAGGCGTCGGCCTCGGTGGACGCGCTGCCGTAGTAGACGCCCCGGCCGATGAGGTCGTCGGCGCCGGGGGCGGGCAGGCGGCGCCACTGCACCCCGGTCGACAGCAGCACCGACCGGGCGCTCACGGACGTGCCGTCGGCGAACCGGACCCGGCGGACCGGGCCGTCGACGTCGAGCCCGGCGACGGCGCGCGCGGTGAGCACCTCGGCGCCGAACCGGACGGCCTGCCGGCGGGCGCGGTCGGCGAGCTGGCCGCCGGATACCCCGTCGGGGAAGCCGAGGTAGTTCTCGATCCGGGAGGACTGACCGGCCTGCCCGCCGGTCGCGGACTTCTCGACCAGCACCGTGCGCAGCCCCTCGGAGGCGCCGTAGACGGCCGCGCCCAGCCCGGCGGGCCCGCCGCCGACGATGAGCAGGTCGTAGAAGTCCTCCGACGGGGTGGTCGACAGACCGGCGACCGCGGCGACGGTGGCCAGGTCCGGGCTGATGTGCGCGCCGCCCGCGGCGTCCACGAGCAGCGGCACGTCGGCCGGGTCGCAGCCGGCGGCCTCGAGCAGCCGGACGCCCTCGGGCTCGTCGGCGGGGACCCAGCGGTACGGGGCGGCGTTGCGGGCGAGGAAGTCCCGGACGACGTGGCTGGCCGCGGACCACCGGTGCCCGACCAGGCGCAGGCCCTCGACGGCCTCCTCGTGCGAGGCGGCCCAGGACTCCAGCAGCGCGTCGACGACGGGGTAGAGCTTCTCCTCCGGCGGGTCCCACGGCTTGAGCAGGTAGTGGTCGACGTCGACGACGTTGATCGCCTGGATCGCGGCGTCGGTGTCGGCGTAGGCGGTGAGCAGGGCGCGGCGGGCGCGCGGGAACAGGTCCATGGCGTGCTCGAGGAACTGGATGCCGTCCATGTCCGGCATCCGGTAGTCCGCGAGCACCGCCGCGACCGGGGTGCCCCGCAGCTTGAGCTCCTTGAGCGCCTCGATGGCCTGCTCCCCGGACTCCGCCCGCACCACGCGGTGGGTCTCGGAGTACCGCCGCCGCAGGTCGCGCGCGACGGCGCGGGACACGGACGGGTCGTCGTCGACGGTCAGCAGGACCGGGACGTGCTCGCTCGCGGGGCTCACGCGCCGGCCACCTCCACGATCTCGGAGTCGACGTAGCACCAGCGCCAGGCCTCGCCCGGCTCGTAGGAGCGGACGACGGGGTGCTCGGTGCCGCGGAAGTGGGCGGTCGCGTGCTTGTTCGGGGAGCTGTCGCAGCAGCCGACGTGGCCGCAGCCGGTGCACTGGCGCAGGTGCACCCACCGGCTGCCCGAGGCGAGGCACTCCTCGCAGCCGTCCGGGGTGGGAGCCGGCGGGACCGGCGCGGAGGTGTCGGCGAGGTGGGCGCAGGTGCTCATGGGTCCTCCGGGGGGACGTCCGGCGTGGCCGCGACCCCGTCTGGCCCGGCTGCGCGCTGATCCTCACCCCTGGGCGCGCGTGCGCGCCAGGGCCTCCCGCGGCCGTTCACCGAGGGCAGAGCCCGTGGGTACGGTCGCCCGGGTGACCGCCGCCCCCGACGCCCCCCTCACCGCGCGCACGGCCGACGACCTGCCGGTGCCCACCGGGTCCGACGTGGTGTGGACCGTCGTCGGCGGCATGGGCGGGATGCTCGTCGGGGCGGTCGCCGGGTTCGTCCCGGTCCTGCTGCTGCTCGGCGTCGCCTACGCCGCGCTCGGCCTGGTGGCGTCCCTGCTCGGCGGGGCGCTCGGTCTGTGGTTCGCCCTGGTCCGGCGGCGCGGCTGGGGTGCCCGTGAGCTCGGCCTGGTCCGCGGCACCAGGTCGCTGTGGCACCTGCTGTGGGAGGTGCCGCTGGTCCTCACGGTCGGGCTGCTGCTCACCGCCACGCTCGGGCCGCTGCTCGGCCTGTCGCCGGAGGACCCGTCGGCGTCCACC contains these protein-coding regions:
- a CDS encoding FAD-dependent oxidoreductase produces the protein MSPASEHVPVLLTVDDDPSVSRAVARDLRRRYSETHRVVRAESGEQAIEALKELKLRGTPVAAVLADYRMPDMDGIQFLEHAMDLFPRARRALLTAYADTDAAIQAINVVDVDHYLLKPWDPPEEKLYPVVDALLESWAASHEEAVEGLRLVGHRWSAASHVVRDFLARNAAPYRWVPADEPEGVRLLEAAGCDPADVPLLVDAAGGAHISPDLATVAAVAGLSTTPSEDFYDLLIVGGGPAGLGAAVYGASEGLRTVLVEKSATGGQAGQSSRIENYLGFPDGVSGGQLADRARRQAVRFGAEVLTARAVAGLDVDGPVRRVRFADGTSVSARSVLLSTGVQWRRLPAPGADDLIGRGVYYGSASTEADACAGQHVYVVGGANSAGQAAVFFSRFADRVTILVRGSSLQASMSSYLIEQVEAIDNLDVRCCTEVLEAHGTDHLEALTLGDRVSGHTERVEAGHLFVFIGAAPRTEWLDGVVARDKDGFVLTGPDLLVDGHRPARWHEQRDPYYLESSVPGVFVAGDVRAASVKRVASAVGEGAMAVTLAHRYLEQS
- a CDS encoding ubiquitin carboxyl-terminal hydrolase 14, which codes for MSTCAHLADTSAPVPPAPTPDGCEECLASGSRWVHLRQCTGCGHVGCCDSSPNKHATAHFRGTEHPVVRSYEPGEAWRWCYVDSEIVEVAGA
- a CDS encoding ATP-binding protein, translated to MTSGLTREQLRELFLFEALTDDRLDFLSQMGDVIDVPAGTAVFREGEPAECFYVLLSGTVSMTRVVQGDEVEITRTDHVGSYGGATQAYVRPEEAKTYSATFTAVTDCRLFSLPGAAFAALVREWFPMAVHLLEGLFLGMQNSQTVIGQRERLLALGSLTAGLTHELNNPAAAAVRATSALRERVRAMHHKLAMLADATIEPKVLTALAGLQDEALAQAGKGSRLSALAASDAEDELVDWMDTRDVQRPFDLAPPLVAAGIRTDWLDGLADRVPAHLLESGLRWIVYSLETEQLMAEIEDATGRVSALVGAAKQYSQMDRSAQQTFDVHDGLEATMVMLGRKLQGLQVVTDFDRTLPSVPGFPGELNQVWTNLLDNAAGAMAGQGTLTVRTARDGDSLLVEVGDTGPGVPEELQRRIFEPFFTTKPVGEGTGLGLDISFRIVVGRHGGDLRVHSVPGDTRFQVRLPLRAATPPAVVPEAPPAG
- a CDS encoding CPBP family intramembrane glutamic endopeptidase, coding for MTAAPDAPLTARTADDLPVPTGSDVVWTVVGGMGGMLVGAVAGFVPVLLLLGVAYAALGLVASLLGGALGLWFALVRRRGWGARELGLVRGTRSLWHLLWEVPLVLTVGLLLTATLGPLLGLSPEDPSASTSDPDLLATSLTAAPWSLVVGGLCIVLLLPLVEEVVFRRVLLGWLVSRVPTVAAVLLVSAAFAAVHILPVAILYLFWMAIGAAVLMLCHRSLWAPLALHATNNVLASLVAVAALTG